Proteins encoded in a region of the Vibrio sp. CB1-14 genome:
- the rsmI gene encoding 16S rRNA (cytidine(1402)-2'-O)-methyltransferase, producing the protein MTSNKTTYIEQPTLFIVPTPIGNLGDITQRALGVLHSVDIIAAEDTRHTGKLLSHFNIQTRTFALHDHNEQQKAQVLVDKLLAGESIALVSDAGTPLISDPGYHLVTQCRQAGVKVVPLPGACAVITALSASGLPSDRFSFEGFLPAKSKGRKDKFMEIAKAERTCIFYESPHRITESLADMLEVLGPEREVVLARELTKTYETIQGLPLGELIAWIGEDDNRKRGEMVLLIHGHREPVNEELPDEATRTLAILVKDLPLKKAAAATAEIYNLKKNALYKWGLENLS; encoded by the coding sequence ATGACAAGCAACAAAACTACTTATATTGAGCAACCAACGCTCTTTATTGTACCGACACCGATTGGAAACCTCGGTGATATCACACAAAGAGCGCTGGGTGTACTCCATAGCGTCGACATTATTGCTGCTGAAGATACGCGCCATACGGGTAAGCTTCTGTCTCACTTCAATATTCAAACTAGAACATTTGCGTTGCATGATCACAATGAACAGCAAAAAGCGCAAGTTTTAGTCGATAAACTGCTTGCGGGTGAATCCATCGCATTGGTCTCTGATGCTGGCACACCGCTTATCAGCGATCCAGGGTATCATTTGGTGACTCAATGTCGTCAGGCAGGCGTTAAAGTTGTGCCATTACCAGGGGCGTGTGCTGTGATTACTGCGCTGAGCGCATCTGGCTTGCCCTCTGATCGCTTTAGTTTTGAGGGCTTTTTGCCAGCGAAAAGCAAAGGCCGTAAAGATAAATTCATGGAGATCGCCAAAGCCGAGCGCACCTGTATCTTCTACGAATCGCCACATCGAATTACCGAGTCACTTGCCGATATGCTTGAAGTGCTGGGGCCTGAACGTGAGGTTGTATTGGCGCGCGAGCTAACCAAGACCTATGAAACCATTCAAGGTTTGCCACTTGGTGAGTTGATTGCGTGGATTGGAGAAGATGATAACCGTAAGCGTGGTGAGATGGTGTTATTGATTCACGGTCATCGTGAGCCTGTGAATGAAGAGCTGCCAGATGAAGCGACACGTACACTGGCTATTTTGGTTAAAGATTTACCACTTAAAAAAGCGGCAGCGGCGACGGCTGAAATCTATAACCTCAAAAAGAATGCCTTGTATAAATGGGGTCTAGAAAACTTATCCTAG
- the rsmH gene encoding 16S rRNA (cytosine(1402)-N(4))-methyltransferase RsmH, with translation MSESFQHISVLLHESIDGLAIKPDGTYIDGTFGRGGHSRQILSQLGENGRLFSIDRDPTAIEEAKKIDDPRFTIIHGPFSGMAEYAERYDLVGKVDGVLLDLGVSSPQLDDAERGFSFMKDGPLDMRMDPTSGMPVSEWLAQADLDDITWVIREFGEDKHARRIAKAIVAHREDEEKEPLTRTGQLAKLISEAAPKSFKEKKHPATRAFQAFRIYINSELEEIDTALKGAASILAPEGRLSVISFHSLEDRMVKHFMRKESKGPQVPHGIPMTEDQIRALGSANLKTIGKALKPSGHEVEMNTRSRSSVLRVAEKL, from the coding sequence ATGAGCGAATCCTTTCAACACATTTCGGTACTACTTCACGAATCCATTGATGGTCTAGCGATCAAACCGGATGGAACTTACATTGATGGAACGTTCGGCCGCGGTGGTCACAGTCGTCAAATTCTTTCACAACTGGGTGAAAACGGTCGCCTATTCAGTATTGACCGCGATCCGACGGCGATTGAGGAAGCAAAAAAGATTGATGATCCACGCTTTACCATTATTCATGGCCCATTTTCTGGTATGGCAGAATACGCAGAGCGTTATGATCTTGTGGGTAAAGTGGACGGTGTGTTGCTTGATTTGGGCGTGTCTTCGCCGCAGCTTGACGATGCTGAGCGTGGCTTTAGCTTCATGAAAGATGGCCCGCTTGATATGCGTATGGATCCAACATCTGGTATGCCTGTCTCTGAGTGGTTAGCGCAAGCCGATCTTGATGACATTACGTGGGTGATCCGCGAGTTTGGTGAAGACAAGCATGCTCGCCGTATTGCTAAAGCTATTGTTGCCCATCGTGAAGATGAAGAAAAAGAGCCGCTTACACGTACTGGCCAGTTGGCAAAGCTGATCTCTGAAGCCGCACCTAAGAGCTTCAAAGAGAAAAAGCACCCAGCGACGCGAGCTTTCCAAGCGTTTCGAATCTACATCAACAGTGAGCTCGAAGAGATCGATACGGCGCTAAAAGGCGCTGCCAGCATTCTTGCTCCAGAGGGGCGTTTGTCGGTTATTAGCTTCCACTCGCTTGAAGATCGCATGGTGAAGCATTTTATGCGCAAAGAGAGCAAAGGACCCCAGGTACCCCATGGTATCCCGATGACCGAAGATCAAATTCGAGCGCTGGGTAGTGCGAATCTAAAGACCATTGGTAAGGCGCTCAAGCCTTCGGGTCATGAAGTGGAAA